Proteins encoded by one window of Bacillus rossius redtenbacheri isolate Brsri chromosome 3, Brsri_v3, whole genome shotgun sequence:
- the LOC134531436 gene encoding uncharacterized protein LOC134531436, with the protein MAKPEILVSDHELLPEERVCALCHKGEDSMQLHHLCDCKFVMHKACLEVTLMDTDHDRCEMCGRKYDLLWLPRYSRPRGLWQYLCSKADHHQMLLVLLYSALLTPNVVLSVLFIRDSRRETEQAAALRESGEYWYELMDEPQHYSWIVAVTAMMVAGYAGLLLTFVTVNLLAFNEWYPTTFLPTITTHNPVMHPAPHPKEPADQHKPQDKPQDQAISRSQDKLQAQDKSRSQEKLPAQDKSRSQEKLPAQDKTRSQEKLPAQDKTRSQEKLPAQDKTRSQEKIPAQEKSRSQDKLQAQDKPK; encoded by the exons CGGAGGAGCGCGTGTGCGCGCTGTGCCACAAGGGCGAGGACTCCATGCAGCTGCACCACCTGTGCGACTGCAAGTTCGTGATGCACAAGGCCTGCCTCGAGGTGACGCTCATGGACACGGACCACGACCGCTGCGAGATGTGCGGCAGGAAGTACGACCTGCTGTGGCTGCCCCGCTACAGCCGACCGCGCGGCCTGTGGCAGTACCTGTGCAGCAAGGCGGACCACCACCAG atgctgctggtgctgctgtaCTCGGCGCTGCTGACGCCCAACGTGGTGCTGTCAGTGCTGTTCATCCGCGACTCGCGCCGCGAGACGGAGCAGGCGGCCGCGCTGCGCGAGTCGGGCGAGTACTGGTACGAGCTGATGGACGAGCCGCAGCACTACTCCTGGATCGTCGCCGTCACCGCCATGATGGTGGCCGGGTACGCGGGGCTGCTGCTCACCTTCGTCACCGTCAACCTGCTCGCCTTCAACGAGTGGTACCCCACCACCTTCCTGCCCACCATCACCACCCACAACCCCGTCATGCACCCGGCGCCCCACCCCAAGGAGCCCGCTGACCAGCACAAGCCCCAAGACAAACCACAGGATCAGGCCATATCCCGTTCCCAGGACAAATTGCAAGCCCAGGACAAATCCCGCTCCCAGGAAAAATTACCAGCCCAGGACAAATCCCGCTCCCAGGAAAAATTACCAGCCCAGGACAAAACCCGTTCCCAGGAAAAATTACCAGCCCAGGACAAAACCCGTTCCCAGGAAAAATTACCAGCCCAGGACAAAACCCGTTCCCAGGAAAAAATACCAGCCCAGGAAAAATCCCGTTCCCAGGACAAATTGCAAGCCCAAGATAAACCCAAGTGA